Proteins encoded by one window of Streptomyces sp. ALI-76-A:
- a CDS encoding cold-shock protein, producing the protein MAQGTVKWFNAEKGYGFIAVDGGADVFVHYSAIQMDGYRTLEEGQRVEFEISQGQKGPQADMVRVSA; encoded by the coding sequence ATGGCTCAGGGCACCGTCAAGTGGTTCAACGCGGAGAAGGGGTACGGCTTCATCGCGGTCGACGGTGGTGCGGATGTTTTCGTCCACTACAGCGCCATCCAGATGGACGGGTACCGCACCCTTGAAGAGGGCCAGCGGGTCGAGTTCGAGATCTCGCAGGGCCAGAAGGGCCCGCAGGCCGACATGGTTCGCGTCTCTGCCTGA
- a CDS encoding ubiquitin-like small modifier protein 1 yields the protein MSVTVRIPTILRTYTGGKAEVAADGATLGEVIADLEKNHTGIAARVLDDQGKLRRFVNVYVNDDDVRFEQGLETATPDGAGVSIIPAVAGG from the coding sequence GTGAGCGTGACTGTCCGCATCCCCACCATCCTGCGCACCTACACCGGCGGCAAGGCCGAGGTCGCCGCCGACGGAGCCACCCTCGGCGAGGTCATCGCCGACCTGGAGAAGAACCACACGGGCATTGCCGCCCGGGTACTGGACGACCAGGGCAAGCTGCGCCGGTTCGTCAACGTGTACGTGAACGACGACGACGTCCGCTTCGAGCAGGGACTGGAGACCGCGACCCCGGACGGCGCCGGTGTCTCCATCATTCCGGCCGTCGCCGGCGGCTGA